In Herpetosiphonaceae bacterium, a genomic segment contains:
- a CDS encoding OsmC family protein: MADIERTASAVWNGELRGGNGQISSTSGVLNDTPYSFATRFEQAHGTNPEELIAAAHAACYSMAFAGTLGRKGYKPQQIETRAICSLSPQQPSGFKITKMRLETRGRAEGIDEETFKQIAQEAEQGCPVSNALRGSLQIEVDASLM; encoded by the coding sequence ATGGCAGATATCGAACGCACGGCCAGCGCCGTATGGAATGGAGAGCTTCGCGGCGGCAACGGCCAGATCAGCAGCACCAGCGGCGTCCTCAACGACACGCCTTATAGCTTTGCCACCCGCTTCGAGCAGGCGCACGGCACCAATCCCGAAGAGCTGATCGCGGCGGCGCACGCGGCCTGCTACAGCATGGCCTTCGCCGGAACGCTTGGACGCAAAGGCTACAAGCCGCAGCAGATCGAGACTCGCGCGATCTGCTCGCTGTCGCCGCAGCAGCCGAGCGGCTTTAAGATCACGAAGATGCGTCTTGAGACGCGCGGACGAGCCGAGGGCATCGACGAGGAGACGTTTAAGCAGATCGCGCAGGAGGCCGAGCAGGGCTGCCCCGTGTCGAACGCGCTGCGCGGCAGCCTCCAGATCGAGGTCGATGCCTCGCTGATGTAG